From the Theobroma cacao cultivar B97-61/B2 chromosome 2, Criollo_cocoa_genome_V2, whole genome shotgun sequence genome, one window contains:
- the LOC18610484 gene encoding uncharacterized protein LOC18610484, whose amino-acid sequence MRLVSTMFSSCRCSSAITKTASPVPSLAAFSFPPLRRAFISFSHLSFPRNSVSSGNLKFCTVSASKSDVQSHSFRHEGGESFFRDVLTSMETVYLNRNPTAKAILELVHSVDDEQICYDHLAFRTFGVNGYGINSIASFFLDYGYTQQEELRFPAKKLKALWFSPPRSSSQDGGSGINGPLPRVFISELLVDQMSPKTQEIIRKYTEKSGSGNKYAALASSLGSLTWEKPLYSEFQQLAGESEYAAWTLVNGYALNHVTISTHRLKSNLRNIKRLNQFIEQNGFKLNSEGGVSKVSPDGLLLQSSTVADSIPFCFSDGVNESVPCSYIEFAERLVLPQYKNLPENEVQEFHRRDGFEVGNADKIFESTSKEQLTRRA is encoded by the exons ATGAGACTAGTATCAACGATGTTTTCCTCGTGTCGTTGTTCGTCGGCGATTACTAAAACCGCCTCTCCGGTACCGTCTCTGGCCGCCTTCTCCTTTCCACCGCTACGCCGTGCTTTCATTTCCTTCAGCCACCTTTCATTTCCCCGGAACTCAGTTTCGTCCGGGAATCTAAAGTTTTGCACCGTTTCCGCCTCTAAATCAGATGTTCAATCCCACTCTTTTCGTCACGAG GGAGGTGAATCATTTTTCAGAGATGTCTTGACAAGTATGGAAACAGTCTATTTAAATAGAAACCCCACTGCAAAAGCCATCTTGGAACTTGTCCACTCTGTTGATGACGAACAAATCTGCTATGATCATCTGGCTTTCAGGACTTTTGGG GTAAATGGTTATGGGATTAACTCCATTGCAAGCTTTTTTCTGGACTACGGGTATACACAACAGGAGGAACTAAGATTTCCTgctaaaaaattgaaagcctTGTGGTTTTCTCCTCCCCGTAGTTCCTCACAAGATGGTGGCAGTGGTATTAATGGGCCCTTGCCAAGAGTATTCATTTCAGAGCTTCTCGTGGATCAAATGAGCCCCAAAACTCAG GAAATAATCAGAAAATACACTGAAAAATCTGGTAGTGGGAATAAATATGCAGCTCTTGCAAGTTCTCTGGGATCTTTAACATGGGAGAAGCCCTTGTATTCTGAATTTCAACAACTGGCAGG GGAAAGTGAATATGCTGCTTGGACCCTTGTCAATGGCTATGCACTCAATCATGTCACTATCTCCACTCATCGGCTGAAATCTAACTTGAGGAATATCAAACGCCTCAACCAGTTCATCGAACAGAATGGGTTCAAGTTGAATTCTGAAGGAGGAGTTTCAAAAG TGAGTCCTGATGGTCTTCTGCTGCAAAGTTCAACAGTGGCAGATTCAATCCCTTTCTGTTTTTCTGACGGTGTCAATGAGTCTGTCCCCTGTTCATACATCGAGTTCGCAGAACGCCTTGTGCTGCCTCAATATAAAAACTTGCCTGAGAATGAG GTTCAAGAGTTCCACAGGCGAGATGGATTTGAGGTTGGAAATGCTGACAAGATCTTTGAGAGCACATCGAAAGAGCAGCTTACAAGAAGAGCTTGA